In Archangium violaceum, the following are encoded in one genomic region:
- a CDS encoding extensin-like protein, whose product MKKAFEQNVSRAKPRLRLGAFTGVVDPAAPDEAQEPEAQVQAPEQDQAPEQAMEPEQARAPEPPPPAPANDLSTEVRARIERARAPRPTASEALDAALRAPSVQAPHQAVEVAAPVAHAEPPEHEVEVQTPAPPREELDSHARRERLKERLKAVRENPRPEPLPASVAEAGLRAVERISALQAELTKVKALNLSLTQELEVSRRQAEKATEEARLRMDEARRLATDMEGRVKLLADLERELAALEGERDEALLSLQEARQAMQAAAQERMTLEAAVAEAKKALADSLSEEERLAGELEVAKDDASALRRAVDALQGERDVLAQQVASLTAERAELLEARKALEAVHRALSHAVVR is encoded by the coding sequence ATGAAGAAGGCCTTCGAACAGAACGTGTCCCGCGCCAAGCCGCGCCTCCGCCTGGGGGCGTTCACTGGTGTTGTCGACCCCGCCGCGCCCGACGAGGCGCAGGAGCCCGAGGCGCAGGTGCAGGCGCCCGAGCAGGACCAGGCTCCGGAGCAGGCCATGGAGCCGGAGCAGGCGCGCGCTCCCGAGCCGCCGCCCCCGGCTCCCGCCAACGACCTGTCCACCGAGGTGCGTGCCCGCATCGAGCGCGCTCGCGCGCCGCGCCCCACCGCCTCCGAGGCCCTGGACGCCGCGCTGCGCGCGCCCTCGGTCCAGGCGCCCCATCAGGCGGTGGAGGTGGCCGCTCCGGTGGCCCATGCGGAGCCACCCGAGCACGAGGTGGAGGTGCAGACGCCAGCCCCGCCCCGCGAGGAGCTGGACTCCCACGCCCGCCGCGAGCGGCTGAAGGAGCGCCTCAAGGCGGTGCGGGAGAACCCGCGTCCGGAGCCCCTGCCGGCCAGCGTGGCCGAGGCGGGCCTGCGCGCGGTGGAGCGCATCTCCGCGCTGCAGGCGGAGCTCACCAAGGTGAAGGCGCTCAACCTCTCGCTCACGCAGGAGCTGGAGGTGTCGCGCCGCCAGGCGGAGAAGGCCACCGAGGAGGCCCGCCTGCGCATGGACGAGGCGCGCCGGCTGGCCACCGACATGGAAGGCCGGGTGAAGCTGCTGGCCGACCTCGAGCGCGAGCTGGCGGCGCTGGAGGGCGAGCGTGACGAGGCCCTGCTGTCGTTGCAGGAGGCGCGTCAGGCCATGCAGGCCGCGGCCCAGGAGCGCATGACGCTGGAGGCCGCCGTCGCCGAGGCCAAGAAGGCCCTGGCCGACAGCCTCTCCGAGGAGGAGCGGCTCGCCGGCGAGCTGGAGGTGGCCAAGGACGATGCCTCGGCGCTGCGCCGCGCGGTGGACGCGCTCCAGGGCGAGCGGGACGTGCTGGCCCAGCAGGTGGCCTCGCTCACCGCCGAGCGCGCCGAGCTGCTCGAGGCCCGTAAGGCGCTCGAGGCCGTGCACCGCGCCCTCAGCCACGCAGTGGTGCGCTGA
- a CDS encoding ParA family protein → MDAPTYSTKQVAEMLGLPQKSIASVLKQDSYTGTEVWALRAQLGAYPPPLGRRKQLFLNFKGGTGKTSLSTSYAWRLAELGHTVLIVDLDSQGHATKCLGFEGEDFDKTLLNVLVRKSPMSEVIQKSSLPNLHFVPSNLTMSTVDLALMPMAGREFKLRNALKEVEAQYDVIVFDAPPSFGLLNLNALMAANDLFVPVLADFLSFHGLKLLFETVQSLEEDLNHVLDHVFIVVNSFNATFKLAKEALEALQTHYPEYLLPTIIRQCTKFAQASSEGRPVFVADPSSKGATDIEALIQNVLPRLRANAAPGSDTGAQQAG, encoded by the coding sequence ATGGATGCGCCGACTTACAGCACCAAGCAGGTCGCCGAGATGCTCGGCCTGCCGCAGAAATCCATCGCCTCGGTGCTGAAGCAGGACAGCTACACCGGCACGGAGGTGTGGGCGCTGCGGGCGCAGCTCGGCGCGTACCCGCCGCCGCTCGGCCGGCGCAAGCAGCTCTTCCTCAACTTCAAGGGCGGTACGGGCAAGACGTCCCTGTCCACCTCCTATGCCTGGCGCCTGGCGGAGCTGGGCCACACCGTCCTCATCGTCGACCTCGACAGCCAGGGCCACGCCACCAAGTGCCTGGGCTTCGAGGGCGAGGACTTCGACAAGACGCTCCTCAACGTGCTGGTGCGCAAGTCACCCATGTCGGAGGTCATCCAGAAGTCCTCCCTGCCCAACCTGCACTTCGTCCCCTCCAATCTCACCATGTCCACGGTGGACCTGGCGCTGATGCCCATGGCGGGACGCGAGTTCAAGCTGCGCAACGCCCTCAAGGAAGTGGAGGCCCAGTACGACGTCATCGTCTTCGACGCGCCGCCGTCCTTCGGGCTGCTCAACCTCAACGCGCTGATGGCGGCCAACGACCTGTTCGTTCCGGTGCTGGCCGACTTCCTCTCCTTCCACGGCCTCAAGCTGCTCTTCGAGACGGTGCAGAGCCTGGAGGAGGACCTCAACCACGTGCTGGACCACGTGTTCATCGTGGTGAACTCCTTCAACGCCACCTTCAAGCTGGCCAAGGAGGCGCTGGAGGCGCTGCAGACGCACTACCCGGAGTACCTGCTGCCGACGATCATCCGGCAGTGCACGAAGTTCGCGCAGGCCTCGAGCGAGGGCCGGCCCGTCTTCGTGGCGGACCCGTCCTCCAAGGGGGCCACCGACATCGAGGCCCTCATCCAGAACGTACTTCCGCGCTTGCGAGCGAACGCGGCTCCCGGTAGCGATACCGGTGCGCAGCAGGCCGGTTGA
- a CDS encoding HEAT repeat domain-containing protein, protein MSDERPDALLKSALEKIVYFEARAEQLHHELTSTREELEHLRRELTHSEQRELALRREVAELEVRVGRMSAEREELTRLNQALRTERSQLLGKLLEASRIRTSDRRERDEDEEDDLGIDLASFISQLRSEALGRPVVAAPQFPWPSQAEAEQAPALAVVGASAAGANVSPVVQHAQRLMLEGRLAVSPGQMAELGGGSDETLFGFSVRELSAPDATSRVRAAERLKALGQPAAAPALATALHAETDPTVQVALLAAFSEVGKEQGASVVSPLLASSVPEVRIAALKALLSLSPLEAAPHLAQAVKDPDRSVRRRASLLALGLEGEGARRLGEEAIHDPDAEVRSLAALALGAGSGESARSMLLEALKDSEVRVRRAAAQSLSRILGQDVSAVVDMDEGRRRREIRRLAGLPVQPVRASLVPKAPPPVRAPEPAPAPAPAPVAAARAPVPVAPPAPAPAARPEPAPSPSHRAPVPTAAPVRSAAQAVRTAATPAAPRQAVAQPASRAAIRPAASPVEALCGPLMSEIRAAIRGRSLGELASGISASAEVAEEALALLVARGAIVRRGHKYFAA, encoded by the coding sequence GTGAGCGACGAGCGTCCGGACGCGCTGCTCAAGAGCGCACTCGAAAAGATCGTCTACTTCGAGGCCCGTGCCGAGCAGCTGCACCACGAGCTGACGTCCACGCGCGAGGAGCTGGAGCACCTGCGGCGCGAGCTGACCCACTCGGAACAGCGCGAGCTGGCCCTGCGACGCGAGGTGGCGGAGCTGGAGGTGCGGGTGGGCCGCATGAGCGCCGAGCGCGAGGAGCTCACGCGCCTGAACCAGGCCCTGCGCACCGAGCGCAGCCAGCTGCTCGGCAAGCTGCTGGAGGCCAGCCGCATCCGCACCTCGGACCGGCGCGAGCGCGACGAGGACGAGGAGGACGACCTGGGCATCGACCTGGCCTCGTTCATCTCGCAGCTGCGCAGCGAGGCGCTCGGCCGCCCGGTGGTGGCCGCGCCCCAGTTCCCCTGGCCCTCGCAGGCCGAGGCGGAGCAGGCCCCCGCGCTCGCGGTGGTGGGGGCGTCCGCGGCCGGGGCGAATGTCTCGCCGGTGGTGCAGCACGCTCAGCGCCTCATGCTGGAGGGACGGCTGGCGGTGAGCCCCGGGCAGATGGCGGAGCTCGGCGGTGGCAGTGACGAGACCCTCTTCGGTTTCTCCGTGCGCGAGCTGTCGGCGCCGGATGCGACCTCGCGCGTGCGAGCCGCCGAGCGCCTCAAGGCCCTGGGCCAGCCGGCCGCGGCGCCCGCGCTCGCCACCGCGCTGCACGCGGAGACGGACCCCACCGTCCAGGTGGCCCTGCTGGCCGCCTTCTCCGAGGTGGGCAAGGAGCAGGGGGCCTCGGTGGTGTCGCCCCTGCTGGCCTCCTCCGTCCCCGAGGTGCGCATCGCCGCCCTCAAGGCGCTGCTCTCCCTGTCTCCGCTGGAGGCCGCGCCGCACCTCGCCCAGGCCGTGAAGGATCCGGATCGCTCCGTGCGCCGGCGTGCCTCGCTGCTGGCGCTCGGGCTGGAGGGGGAGGGCGCCCGGCGTCTCGGCGAGGAGGCCATCCACGACCCGGACGCCGAGGTGCGCAGCCTCGCCGCCCTGGCACTCGGGGCCGGCAGCGGGGAGTCCGCCCGGTCGATGTTGCTGGAGGCGCTCAAGGACTCCGAGGTGCGCGTGCGCCGCGCCGCCGCGCAGAGCCTCTCGCGCATCCTCGGCCAGGATGTCTCCGCCGTGGTGGACATGGACGAGGGCCGGCGCCGCCGGGAGATCCGCCGGCTCGCCGGGCTCCCCGTGCAGCCGGTGCGCGCCTCGCTCGTCCCGAAGGCTCCGCCGCCCGTGCGCGCCCCCGAGCCCGCTCCGGCCCCCGCCCCGGCTCCCGTGGCGGCCGCCCGCGCGCCGGTCCCCGTGGCCCCGCCCGCTCCGGCCCCGGCCGCGCGCCCCGAGCCCGCTCCGTCTCCGAGCCACCGCGCGCCGGTGCCCACCGCCGCACCGGTGCGGAGCGCGGCCCAGGCCGTCCGCACGGCCGCCACTCCCGCGGCGCCCAGGCAGGCGGTGGCCCAGCCCGCGTCGCGTGCCGCCATCCGCCCGGCGGCCTCTCCCGTGGAGGCCCTGTGCGGTCCCTTGATGTCGGAGATTCGCGCGGCCATCCGGGGCCGCTCGCTCGGGGAGCTGGCGTCGGGTATCTCCGCGTCCGCGGAGGTGGCCGAGGAAGCGCTCGCCTTGCTGGTGGCCAGGGGAGCGATCGTACGGCGAGGTCACAAATACTTCGCCGCTTGA
- a CDS encoding helix-turn-helix domain-containing protein encodes MASKTTFPVPPEQSSSTSRRATRGKEAVPQAGAPRGRREAKQKLAKALGDSAREARQRAGLTQADVAERIGVATEVYGRLERGLLMPSVPTLRRLCLALHLPADALLALDSPQTPAWAEVPIPPPVQEGPQMRRLMRHVRKLNPTQLRALSLVAATLRRED; translated from the coding sequence ATGGCGTCGAAGACTACTTTTCCAGTCCCCCCCGAGCAGTCGTCCTCCACCTCCCGGCGCGCCACGCGGGGCAAGGAGGCAGTCCCCCAGGCCGGCGCGCCCCGGGGAAGGAGAGAAGCCAAGCAGAAGCTGGCCAAGGCCCTGGGAGATTCGGCCCGAGAGGCCCGGCAGCGCGCGGGGCTGACCCAGGCGGACGTGGCCGAGCGCATCGGCGTGGCCACCGAGGTCTACGGCCGGTTGGAACGCGGGCTGCTGATGCCCAGCGTCCCCACCCTGCGGCGGCTGTGTCTCGCCCTGCACCTGCCCGCGGATGCGCTGCTGGCGCTCGACTCCCCCCAGACGCCCGCCTGGGCCGAGGTGCCCATCCCACCGCCGGTGCAGGAGGGGCCCCAGATGCGGCGGTTGATGCGGCACGTCCGCAAGCTCAATCCCACCCAGCTCCGGGCCCTGTCCCTGGTGGCCGCCACGCTGCGCCGCGAGGACTGA
- a CDS encoding helix-turn-helix domain-containing protein, protein MQRLTQVLDVELAPALPHVSLVDTRRVEAPDANGLSVLVKYMVPRINGFSQTVKRQALLRPEGMTGAVVGGFYSLVSSGYPTRAFAEPLEALAWLGRPLDEAQSLMNELNDLVMQVMGQSPVLGELHRVLRNRLVGANLAEIARELGMSERTLQRRLREAGTSFQTELNTVQVRTAQSLLLGSDAKLTAVAVEVGCASLQHFSSLFRKMTGESPSSWRARHRNTL, encoded by the coding sequence ATCCAACGGCTCACCCAGGTGCTGGACGTGGAGCTGGCCCCGGCGCTCCCCCATGTGTCGCTGGTGGACACGCGCCGGGTGGAGGCCCCGGACGCCAACGGCCTGTCCGTGCTGGTGAAGTACATGGTGCCGCGCATCAACGGCTTCTCCCAGACGGTGAAGCGTCAGGCCCTGCTGCGCCCCGAGGGCATGACGGGCGCGGTGGTGGGCGGCTTCTACAGCCTCGTCAGCTCCGGCTACCCCACCCGCGCCTTCGCCGAGCCCCTCGAGGCACTCGCCTGGCTGGGCCGTCCCCTGGACGAGGCCCAGTCGCTGATGAACGAGCTGAACGACCTGGTGATGCAGGTCATGGGACAGTCCCCGGTGCTCGGCGAGCTGCACCGGGTGCTGCGCAACCGGCTGGTGGGCGCCAACCTCGCGGAGATCGCCCGCGAGCTGGGCATGTCCGAGCGCACCCTCCAGCGGCGCCTGCGCGAGGCCGGCACTTCCTTCCAGACCGAGCTCAACACCGTGCAGGTGCGCACCGCGCAGTCGCTCCTGCTGGGGAGCGACGCCAAGCTCACCGCGGTGGCCGTGGAGGTGGGGTGCGCGTCGCTCCAGCACTTCAGCAGCCTGTTCCGCAAGATGACGGGGGAGTCCCCCAGTTCCTGGCGGGCCCGGCACCGCAACACGCTCTAG
- a CDS encoding sensor histidine kinase, whose translation MTDDPSELQALRRVKRKSYFVCAAVFLGGVSLHWVQLGTFVPALALLNVAWSASFVCIGLAVGAGWIPVRWSAVWGASVSLVVVTVYLHLTGGPSSIYFPMLCTLPLFTAMFSPNSRGPTWLASVATLGAVAVLDVLSGMSPRVMLVQLWGFSLLGVMAAYGARTYRRMREAEKAAQQEMVVAQREMLLAQREMLAALEQLAESERLRRRAEVERAEVERLVVVGQLASGVAHEVNNPLAFVKSNLCFIQQEVLREDGPLDRAELRDVLAETQEGVMRIQQIVKDLRRFSREGDGGEAEGRPEAAMHEAQRLASVRLRGLGEVSLEIPPGLPAVRLGQRQLVQVLVNLLLNAADAVETAVPARRAHILMKAWRVEGGVRLEVEDNGPGIAPELLQRIFEPFFTTRPPGDGTGLGLALCREYVSRVGGSLVAENRAEGGARLVLVLPAVPALTSAAA comes from the coding sequence ATGACCGATGACCCCTCCGAGCTGCAGGCCCTGCGTCGGGTGAAGAGGAAGAGCTACTTCGTCTGCGCGGCCGTCTTCCTCGGGGGCGTCTCCCTGCATTGGGTGCAGCTGGGGACCTTCGTGCCGGCGCTCGCGCTGCTCAACGTCGCGTGGAGCGCGAGCTTCGTCTGCATCGGCCTGGCGGTGGGGGCGGGATGGATTCCCGTGCGGTGGTCGGCCGTGTGGGGCGCGTCCGTCAGCCTGGTGGTGGTGACGGTGTACCTGCACCTCACCGGGGGGCCCTCGAGCATCTACTTCCCGATGCTGTGCACGCTGCCCCTGTTCACCGCCATGTTCAGCCCGAACAGCCGGGGGCCCACGTGGCTGGCGAGCGTGGCGACGCTGGGGGCGGTGGCCGTGCTGGACGTGCTGTCCGGCATGTCGCCGCGGGTGATGCTGGTGCAGCTGTGGGGCTTCTCCCTGCTCGGAGTGATGGCCGCCTACGGGGCGCGGACGTACCGGCGCATGCGGGAGGCGGAGAAGGCGGCGCAGCAGGAGATGGTGGTGGCGCAGCGGGAGATGCTGTTGGCGCAGCGGGAGATGCTGGCGGCCCTGGAGCAGCTCGCGGAGAGCGAGCGGCTGCGCAGACGCGCCGAGGTGGAGCGCGCCGAGGTGGAGCGCCTGGTGGTGGTGGGGCAGCTGGCCTCCGGGGTGGCCCACGAGGTGAACAACCCGCTGGCCTTCGTGAAGTCCAACCTGTGCTTCATCCAGCAGGAGGTGCTGCGCGAGGACGGGCCGCTGGACCGCGCGGAGCTGCGCGACGTGCTCGCCGAGACGCAGGAGGGCGTGATGCGCATCCAGCAGATCGTGAAGGACCTGCGGCGCTTCTCGCGCGAGGGGGATGGGGGCGAGGCGGAGGGCCGGCCGGAGGCGGCCATGCACGAGGCCCAGCGGCTGGCCTCGGTGCGCCTGCGCGGCCTGGGTGAGGTGTCGCTGGAGATTCCACCGGGACTGCCGGCGGTGCGGCTGGGGCAGCGGCAGCTGGTGCAGGTGCTGGTGAACCTGCTGCTGAACGCGGCGGACGCGGTGGAGACGGCGGTGCCCGCGCGCCGGGCCCACATCCTGATGAAGGCATGGCGGGTGGAGGGTGGGGTGCGGTTGGAGGTGGAGGACAATGGCCCGGGCATTGCCCCGGAGCTGCTGCAGCGAATCTTCGAGCCCTTCTTCACCACCAGGCCACCGGGGGATGGGACGGGGCTGGGGCTGGCCCTGTGCCGCGAGTACGTGTCGCGGGTGGGGGGCTCCCTGGTGGCGGAGAACCGCGCCGAGGGTGGCGCCCGCCTGGTCCTGGTGCTGCCCGCAGTGCCGGCGCTCACCTCGGCGGCGGCCTGA
- a CDS encoding phospholipase D-like domain-containing protein yields the protein MRPIEAELLDGGALYREVVLGKLAHARESVWIATANVKAMYVEQAGRFVPLLQVLDGLAARGVSLRLLHAELPSRPFRAEFDKRSRLVKGGLELKVCPRVHFKAVLVDGAWAYLGSANLTGAGLGAKGEDVRNFELGFVTEDFDVIDRTTALFESVWSGAECRGCRLRAVCPDPILPAGAGAAKAKKGASNGIRLGKARRLGRG from the coding sequence ATGCGGCCCATTGAAGCGGAGCTCCTCGACGGTGGTGCGCTGTACCGGGAGGTGGTGCTGGGCAAGCTGGCGCATGCGCGCGAGTCGGTGTGGATCGCGACGGCGAACGTGAAGGCCATGTACGTGGAGCAGGCGGGGCGCTTCGTCCCGCTGCTGCAGGTGCTGGATGGGCTGGCGGCGCGCGGGGTGTCGCTGCGGCTGCTGCACGCGGAGCTGCCCAGCCGGCCCTTCCGGGCGGAGTTCGACAAGCGCTCGCGGCTGGTGAAGGGAGGGCTGGAGCTGAAGGTGTGCCCGCGCGTGCACTTCAAGGCGGTGCTGGTGGATGGGGCGTGGGCCTACCTGGGCAGCGCCAACCTCACCGGGGCGGGGCTGGGTGCCAAGGGCGAGGACGTGCGCAACTTCGAGCTGGGCTTCGTCACCGAGGACTTCGACGTCATCGACCGGACGACGGCCCTCTTCGAGTCGGTGTGGAGCGGGGCGGAGTGCCGGGGCTGCCGGCTGCGCGCGGTGTGTCCGGACCCCATCCTGCCCGCGGGCGCGGGGGCGGCGAAGGCGAAGAAGGGCGCTTCCAACGGCATCCGCCTGGGCAAGGCGCGGCGCCTGGGGCGCGGGTGA